The Methanosphaera stadtmanae DSM 3091 genome includes a window with the following:
- a CDS encoding pseudomurein-binding repeat-containing protein encodes MTLIISITAVSAAENSTTSPVVNTYVESNTQNQLTTVAEKEVVSNNKVETNAISKATKSVKTSEVKSTNNDKISNESGSKILTSTKTDDKVTQTTTKSNNNTIQTSSQTIIQNKSVTKTLKTTNDVKSSIVLKINPITTTAQKKITLNATAYTSNNKPLNNVDAVFKINGVTIGKTKTVKGLASLDYTVPKWGAKNYNLLVKVGETSSTLPQSANTTLKLVKDNVTINMGSYSAAPSSKVVFKANITQSNNIPLNNVTVVFKVNDVTIGKTTVLNGMCNMTYTTPKNPKTYKLTVKVGETNYTLSKTFNTNLNVLKPSKITISSNIIASKKSTVTLTAKVTDLTGNLASNGKVAFKINGKTISTISLVKGMASVKYDTSKLSATVNNVTVVYSGNSQFNATSANTKLRVYSQTFSYNEILKKAYDVNLSIEKYHKIPEYVLFGNTKVSSNDFLYMVSKVLSSNNTFYALNYEDKTTSSTSKYGVNIYKNDYIALSKTLVSSYDTTGYSPVSIKAADYSLSYEDAYYLLTRAVSYLYVNKNLPNYSTVRNIPHATSSNITNTTPTLNPSKITISNVIVAEKKSTVTLTAKVTDLTGNLASSGKVAFKINGKTISTISVVNGIATLKYNTTPLSTALNNITVVYSGNSKLNANTTTSKLRLYNYVFSYNEVLKKAYDVKVYIEKYNALPKTVMFGSVGVSQVDFLYMVSRVLSTNNSFYAMGYMAKTSSSTSKYGVNIYKNDYASLSKEIAYNFDTYGYSPVNIKVAGYSLSYEDAYYLLTRAVSYLYVNKNLPNYSTVLNIKTANQTSNPSTSNPSTNTVPDGYSQYLVSSKNCEVNSTAIKNALSKAIAGVTGTYNQAVAIFNYVNKHTSYSGYYNTRYGAIGTLNRGYGNCVDTAHLVIAMMRTANIPARYCHATCYFRSGLVTGHVWAEVYVNGKWYKCDGTSNSNTFGNIVNWNSCGSITRYISLPF; translated from the coding sequence ATGACTCTGATTATTAGTATTACAGCTGTATCAGCAGCAGAAAATTCAACTACCTCACCTGTAGTTAATACTTATGTAGAAAGTAATACTCAAAATCAACTAACTACAGTAGCAGAGAAAGAAGTAGTTTCTAATAATAAAGTAGAAACTAATGCAATCTCAAAAGCTACAAAATCAGTTAAGACATCAGAAGTAAAATCTACTAATAATGATAAAATAAGCAATGAATCTGGATCAAAGATTTTAACATCAACTAAAACAGATGATAAAGTAACACAAACAACAACCAAATCAAATAATAACACAATACAAACATCATCACAAACAATTATTCAAAATAAATCAGTAACAAAAACATTAAAAACAACAAATGATGTTAAATCAAGCATAGTTTTAAAGATAAATCCTATAACAACAACAGCACAAAAGAAAATAACTCTTAATGCAACAGCATATACTAGTAACAATAAACCACTTAATAATGTTGATGCAGTGTTTAAAATAAATGGAGTTACAATTGGAAAAACAAAAACAGTTAAAGGATTAGCTTCATTGGACTACACAGTTCCTAAGTGGGGTGCAAAAAACTATAATTTATTAGTAAAAGTAGGTGAAACAAGTTCTACTTTACCTCAAAGTGCAAATACTACATTAAAATTAGTAAAGGATAATGTTACAATTAATATGGGTTCATATTCTGCAGCACCTTCTTCAAAGGTTGTTTTTAAAGCGAATATAACACAGTCAAATAACATACCACTTAACAACGTAACAGTTGTATTTAAAGTTAATGATGTTACAATAGGAAAAACAACAGTTTTAAATGGAATGTGTAATATGACATACACAACTCCTAAAAATCCTAAAACATATAAATTAACAGTTAAAGTGGGTGAAACAAATTATACACTTTCAAAAACATTCAATACTAATTTAAACGTATTAAAACCATCAAAAATAACAATTTCAAGCAATATTATTGCATCAAAAAAATCAACAGTAACACTCACAGCTAAAGTCACTGATTTAACAGGTAATCTTGCTTCAAATGGTAAAGTAGCATTTAAAATCAATGGTAAAACAATATCTACAATATCATTAGTAAAAGGTATGGCTAGTGTTAAATATGATACATCAAAACTATCTGCAACAGTAAACAATGTAACAGTAGTTTATAGTGGAAATTCCCAATTCAATGCAACTAGTGCTAATACAAAACTAAGAGTATATAGTCAAACATTCTCATATAATGAAATACTTAAAAAAGCATACGATGTTAATTTATCTATTGAAAAATATCATAAAATACCAGAGTATGTGTTATTTGGAAATACCAAAGTGTCTTCTAATGATTTTCTATACATGGTATCTAAAGTATTAAGTTCAAATAATACATTTTATGCTTTAAATTATGAAGATAAAACAACATCTTCAACTTCAAAATATGGGGTAAATATATATAAAAACGATTATATAGCTCTATCAAAAACATTAGTATCATCATATGATACTACAGGATATTCTCCAGTTAGTATAAAAGCTGCTGATTATTCCTTATCGTATGAAGATGCATATTATTTATTAACACGTGCAGTATCATACTTATATGTGAATAAAAATCTTCCAAATTACAGTACAGTTCGTAATATACCACATGCAACAAGTTCTAATATAACAAACACAACACCAACATTAAATCCATCAAAAATAACAATTTCAAACGTCATTGTAGCAGAAAAAAAATCAACAGTAACACTCACAGCTAAAGTCACTGATTTAACAGGTAATCTTGCATCAAGTGGTAAAGTAGCATTTAAAATCAATGGTAAAACAATATCTACAATTTCTGTGGTAAATGGTATTGCAACTCTTAAATACAATACAACACCATTATCTACAGCATTAAACAACATAACAGTAGTTTATAGTGGAAATTCTAAATTAAATGCAAACACTACAACTTCAAAATTAAGATTATATAATTATGTATTTTCATATAATGAAGTACTTAAAAAAGCATATGATGTTAAAGTATATATTGAAAAATATAATGCATTACCAAAAACTGTAATGTTTGGATCTGTTGGAGTATCACAAGTTGATTTCTTATACATGGTATCTAGAGTATTAAGTACAAATAATAGTTTTTATGCAATGGGTTATATGGCTAAAACATCATCTTCAACTTCAAAGTATGGAGTAAATATATATAAAAACGATTATGCAAGTTTATCAAAAGAAATTGCATATAACTTTGATACTTATGGATATTCTCCAGTTAATATAAAAGTAGCTGGATATTCCTTATCATATGAGGATGCATATTATTTATTAACACGTGCAGTATCATACTTATATGTGAATAAAAATCTTCCAAATTACAGTACAGTTCTTAATATAAAAACTGCAAATCAAACAAGTAATCCATCTACATCTAATCCATCTACAAACACAGTACCTGATGGATATTCACAGTATCTTGTATCTTCAAAAAATTGTGAAGTAAATAGTACTGCAATTAAAAATGCACTATCAAAAGCAATTGCCGGAGTTACAGGTACATATAATCAAGCTGTAGCTATATTTAATTATGTAAATAAGCATACATCATATAGTGGATATTATAATACAAGGTATGGTGCAATTGGTACCTTAAATCGTGGATATGGTAATTGTGTAGATACAGCACACTTAGTAATTGCAATGATGCGTACAGCAAATATACCTGCAAGATATTGTCATGCAACATGTTACTTCCGTAGTGGTCTTGTAACAGGACACGTTTGGGCTGAAGTTTATGTTAATGGTAAATGGTATAAATGTGATGGAACATCAAATAGTAATACCTTTGGAAATATTGTGAATTGGAATAGTTGTGGTAGTATAACTAGATACATATCATTACCATTT
- a CDS encoding ATP-grasp domain-containing protein, which translates to MLGYTVYATSFYDVTDAYEFVDKLLVPSDINDFSLKSLEDIALDYVDDVDYIIFTSDVDTTRFPKSKVIGNYNTDLVNNKFKLYKFLHKNFLLPKTYKLNDMDEAQEIVLNNPNKKYVIKPVYGTGGLNIHWFSRDVYVDDEFLLQEYVYGDSVSSSFLSYPNHEIEFITSSEQIIGSKMLGARDFTYCGNITPYINSSSKIKNISAKISRMCKLVGSNGIDFVVDNNKVYVLEVNPRIQGSFECVERSFNMNLAKAHMDIYNNIPVNIPKVKQFCVKLIAYARNNGMCNLENIPYVYDKSDCSYIFRKGEPIATIIVSDRILENAMSKAERIRKSVYNSFI; encoded by the coding sequence TTGTTAGGTTATACAGTTTATGCTACTAGTTTTTATGATGTTACTGATGCATATGAATTTGTAGATAAGTTACTAGTTCCAAGTGATATTAATGATTTTAGTTTAAAATCTTTAGAGGATATTGCACTTGATTATGTGGATGATGTAGATTATATAATTTTTACTAGTGATGTTGATACTACACGTTTTCCAAAGAGTAAGGTTATTGGTAATTATAATACTGATTTAGTTAATAATAAATTTAAGTTATATAAATTTTTACATAAGAATTTTCTTTTACCTAAAACATATAAATTAAATGATATGGATGAAGCCCAGGAAATTGTTTTAAATAATCCTAATAAGAAGTATGTTATTAAACCTGTTTATGGTACTGGTGGCTTGAATATTCATTGGTTTAGTAGGGATGTTTATGTTGATGATGAATTTTTACTTCAAGAGTATGTTTATGGTGATAGTGTTAGTAGTTCTTTTCTATCATATCCTAATCATGAAATTGAATTTATTACATCTTCTGAACAGATTATTGGTTCAAAAATGTTAGGAGCACGTGATTTTACCTATTGTGGTAATATTACTCCCTATATTAATTCTAGTTCTAAGATAAAAAATATTTCTGCAAAGATATCTCGTATGTGTAAGTTGGTTGGATCTAATGGTATTGATTTTGTTGTAGATAATAATAAGGTTTATGTCTTAGAGGTTAATCCTAGAATTCAAGGTTCTTTTGAGTGTGTTGAGCGAAGTTTTAATATGAATCTTGCAAAGGCCCACATGGATATTTATAATAACATTCCAGTAAACATACCTAAGGTTAAACAGTTCTGTGTTAAATTAATTGCATATGCTAGAAATAATGGCATGTGTAATTTAGAAAATATACCTTATGTTTATGATAAATCTGATTGTAGTTATATTTTTAGAAAAGGAGAACCTATTGCAACTATTATAGTTAGTGATAGAATTTTGGAAAATGCTATGAGTAAGGCTGAAAGAATTCGAAAATCTGTTTATAATTCTTTCATATAA
- a CDS encoding V-type ATP synthase subunit D, which yields MANEKLDGINPTRNELLNLKDRAKLSIKGHSLLKEKRDALIKEFFEILDRVQGSRDEVEKKLAIAYSELNKAQIDMGDMAVKRAALSVRESIELDISSRSIMGVSVPVVKSRATHNDVLSRGYGFAGTSANLDVAAKEFEESIKIIIELGEIEKTIIMLAREVEATKRRVNALEHVIIPRIKNTISFIEMRLEEMERESFAQLKVIKKNIDERE from the coding sequence ATGGCAAATGAAAAATTGGATGGAATTAATCCAACACGTAATGAACTTCTTAATCTAAAAGACAGAGCTAAACTGTCTATAAAAGGTCATAGTCTTCTTAAAGAAAAAAGAGATGCTCTTATTAAGGAGTTTTTCGAAATTTTAGATCGTGTTCAAGGTTCAAGAGATGAAGTTGAAAAAAAATTAGCAATAGCTTACTCTGAACTAAACAAAGCTCAAATAGACATGGGAGACATGGCAGTAAAAAGAGCAGCTTTATCTGTTAGAGAATCAATTGAACTCGATATAAGTTCTAGAAGTATTATGGGTGTTTCTGTCCCTGTTGTAAAAAGCAGAGCTACACATAATGATGTACTTAGCAGAGGTTATGGTTTTGCTGGAACTTCAGCTAACTTGGATGTCGCAGCTAAAGAGTTTGAAGAATCTATTAAGATTATTATTGAACTTGGTGAGATTGAAAAAACCATTATAATGTTAGCTAGAGAAGTAGAAGCAACTAAAAGAAGAGTAAATGCTTTAGAGCATGTAATTATTCCTCGTATTAAAAACACTATTTCATTTATTGAAATGCGTTTGGAGGAAATGGAAAGGGAAAGCTTCGCACAACTTAAGGTAATTAAGAAAAATATCGACGAAAGAGAATAA
- a CDS encoding ATP synthase subunit B: MNDVDIKTREYTTVSEVAGPLMVVQGVEGAAYNEIVEIETPAGENRTGQVLEVKEDIAVVQVFEGTSDLNTESTKVRFTGETAKIGLSTDMLGRIFNGIGKPIDGGPDIIPDQELDVNGSPMNPSAREFPAEFIQTGISTIDGMNTLVRGQKLPIFSGSGLPHNELAAQIARQAKVIAEDSEFAVIFGAMGITHEEANFFMNEFEQTGALERVTVFMNLADDPAIERIMTPKMALTTAEYLAFEKGMHVLVILTDITNYCEALREISSARNEVPGRRGYPGYMYTDLAGMYERAGRINGKEGSITQMPILVMPQDDITHPIPDLTGYITEGQVVLSRELDRTGIYPPVDVLPSLSRLMSGGIGEGRTREDHSGVSDQLYAAYAEGRDLRDLTAVVGEEALTDRDRKFLKFADEFEDKFIRQSKDEDRSIQETLDLGWKLLSILPKTELKRVKDQYVEQYLPQSETEE; the protein is encoded by the coding sequence ATGAATGATGTAGATATTAAAACAAGAGAATATACTACAGTATCTGAAGTTGCAGGACCTTTAATGGTTGTTCAAGGCGTAGAAGGAGCAGCATACAATGAAATTGTAGAAATTGAAACTCCTGCTGGTGAAAACAGAACTGGACAAGTTCTTGAAGTAAAAGAAGATATTGCAGTTGTTCAAGTATTTGAAGGTACAAGTGACCTTAACACAGAATCAACAAAAGTTCGTTTCACTGGAGAAACCGCAAAAATCGGTTTATCAACAGATATGCTTGGAAGAATTTTCAATGGTATAGGTAAACCTATTGATGGTGGACCTGATATTATACCAGATCAAGAATTAGATGTAAATGGTTCTCCAATGAACCCTTCTGCAAGAGAATTCCCTGCAGAATTTATTCAAACTGGTATATCCACAATAGATGGTATGAACACTCTTGTACGTGGACAAAAATTACCTATCTTCTCAGGTTCTGGTTTACCACACAACGAACTTGCAGCACAAATTGCAAGACAAGCAAAAGTAATTGCAGAAGACAGTGAGTTTGCTGTAATATTTGGTGCTATGGGTATTACTCACGAAGAAGCAAACTTCTTCATGAATGAGTTTGAACAAACTGGTGCTCTTGAAAGAGTAACAGTATTCATGAACTTAGCAGACGATCCTGCTATTGAAAGAATTATGACCCCTAAAATGGCATTAACAACAGCTGAATATCTTGCATTTGAAAAAGGTATGCACGTATTAGTAATTCTTACTGATATTACAAACTATTGTGAAGCATTAAGGGAAATATCTTCAGCACGTAACGAAGTACCTGGTCGTAGAGGTTACCCTGGTTACATGTACACTGACTTAGCAGGTATGTATGAACGTGCAGGACGTATTAATGGTAAAGAAGGTTCTATTACACAGATGCCTATTCTTGTAATGCCACAGGATGATATTACTCACCCTATTCCTGATTTAACAGGATATATTACAGAAGGACAAGTTGTACTTAGTCGTGAATTAGATAGGACTGGTATTTACCCACCAGTAGATGTATTACCATCATTATCCAGATTAATGAGTGGAGGTATTGGTGAAGGACGTACTCGTGAAGATCACAGTGGAGTTTCAGACCAATTATATGCTGCATATGCAGAAGGTCGTGACTTACGTGATTTAACAGCAGTAGTTGGGGAAGAAGCTTTAACAGATCGTGATAGAAAATTCTTAAAATTTGCTGATGAATTTGAAGATAAATTTATTAGACAAAGTAAAGATGAAGACAGATCTATTCAAGAAACTCTTGATTTAGGTTGGAAATTATTATCTATCTTACCTAAAACTGAACTTAAACGTGTTAAAGATCAATACGTTGAACAATACTTACCACAAAGTGAAACAGAAGAATAA
- a CDS encoding ATP synthase subunit A — protein sequence MITGNIIKIAGPVIIGDGMRGTQIHEMVRVGDIGLIGEIIELEGDTATVQVYEETAGIKPGEKIESTGGPLSVELGPGILKSIYDGIQRPLDEIKSVSGDFIPRGIDVPALDKVKEWEFKPTASVGDKVNGGDIIGTVDETSAIVHKIMIPPKMSGTIKSIVSQGKYNVTEDIAEVETENGIETVQMMQVWPVRVGRPYTNKLDPDVPLITGQRAQDTFFCVAKGGTSAMPGPFGSGKTVTQQQLAKWADADIVVYIGCGERGNEMTEVLTEFPELEDPKTGNPLMDRTVLIANTSNMPVAAREACVYTGITIAEYFRDMGYDVALMADSTSRWAEAMRELSGRLEEMPGEEGYPAYLASRLAQFYERAGRVTTIGSHKAEASVTVVGAVSPPGGDLSEPVTQNTLRIAKVFWALDASLADRRHFPSINWLNSYSLYVDSITNWWNSQIGSDWRDLRNTAMALLQKESELNEIVQLVGPDALPQKDRVTLESARMLREDFLQQNAFDDTDTYCSPSKQYNMLKTILLYNTTAQSALADGADINKLVNLDVRVDLGKMKYIPEDEFEAKVEDIRNRITKECNEAGQ from the coding sequence ATGATCACAGGAAATATTATTAAAATTGCAGGTCCGGTTATTATCGGTGATGGTATGCGAGGTACCCAAATACACGAAATGGTACGTGTAGGTGATATCGGACTCATAGGTGAAATAATTGAACTTGAAGGCGACACAGCTACAGTTCAAGTTTACGAAGAAACTGCTGGTATTAAACCAGGAGAAAAAATTGAAAGTACTGGTGGTCCACTCTCAGTAGAATTAGGTCCAGGTATACTTAAATCAATTTATGATGGAATTCAAAGACCATTAGATGAAATTAAAAGTGTATCAGGAGATTTCATTCCTAGAGGGATCGATGTACCAGCATTAGATAAAGTAAAAGAATGGGAATTTAAACCTACAGCAAGTGTAGGAGACAAAGTTAATGGTGGAGACATTATAGGAACAGTTGATGAAACAAGTGCTATTGTTCACAAAATTATGATACCACCAAAAATGTCAGGTACAATTAAATCAATTGTAAGTCAAGGAAAATACAATGTAACAGAAGATATTGCTGAAGTTGAAACTGAAAATGGTATAGAAACAGTTCAAATGATGCAAGTATGGCCTGTTCGTGTAGGTAGACCTTACACTAACAAATTAGATCCAGATGTACCTCTTATAACTGGTCAAAGAGCACAAGATACATTTTTCTGTGTTGCTAAAGGTGGAACATCAGCTATGCCAGGACCATTTGGTTCAGGTAAAACAGTTACACAGCAACAATTAGCAAAATGGGCAGATGCTGATATTGTAGTATATATTGGATGTGGAGAACGTGGTAACGAAATGACAGAAGTACTTACTGAGTTCCCAGAACTTGAAGATCCAAAAACTGGAAATCCTTTAATGGACAGAACAGTTCTTATTGCAAACACATCAAACATGCCTGTAGCAGCTAGGGAAGCTTGTGTATATACAGGAATTACAATTGCTGAATACTTCAGAGATATGGGTTATGATGTAGCTCTTATGGCAGACAGTACTTCAAGATGGGCAGAAGCTATGAGGGAACTTTCTGGACGTCTTGAAGAAATGCCTGGGGAAGAAGGTTATCCTGCTTACCTAGCTTCAAGATTAGCACAGTTCTATGAACGTGCAGGAAGAGTAACCACAATAGGATCTCACAAAGCAGAAGCATCTGTAACAGTAGTTGGAGCAGTATCACCTCCTGGTGGGGACTTATCTGAACCTGTAACTCAAAACACTTTACGTATTGCAAAAGTATTTTGGGCATTAGATGCATCACTTGCAGATAGACGTCACTTCCCATCTATTAACTGGTTGAACAGTTACTCACTTTATGTTGATAGTATAACAAATTGGTGGAACTCACAAATCGGTTCAGATTGGAGAGATTTAAGAAACACAGCAATGGCTCTTTTACAGAAAGAATCAGAACTTAATGAAATTGTACAATTAGTAGGTCCTGATGCATTACCTCAAAAAGACCGTGTAACATTAGAATCTGCTCGTATGTTAAGAGAAGACTTCCTTCAACAAAACGCATTCGATGATACAGATACATACTGTTCACCAAGTAAACAATACAACATGCTTAAAACAATCTTACTTTACAACACAACAGCTCAATCTGCATTAGCTGATGGTGCTGACATTAACAAACTTGTAAACTTAGATGTAAGAGTAGATCTTGGTAAAATGAAATACATCCCAGAGGATGAATTTGAAGCAAAAGTTGAAGACATAAGAAACCGTATAACTAAAGAATGTAATGAGGCAGGACAATGA
- a CDS encoding V-type ATP synthase subunit F gives MKNDIAIMADPDTVTGFMLGGIKSGFPVHNKEEAKTTLKQLVDDEYSIIITTEKIGDELRDDITKYTGSKALPMIIEVPDKSGSHKRETDPMNDLIKRVIGVEMVK, from the coding sequence ATGAAAAATGATATAGCTATAATGGCAGATCCAGATACTGTAACTGGTTTTATGTTAGGTGGAATCAAAAGTGGTTTCCCTGTACATAACAAAGAAGAAGCAAAAACTACTTTAAAACAATTAGTTGATGATGAATATTCAATCATTATCACTACTGAAAAAATTGGGGATGAACTTAGAGACGATATTACAAAATATACCGGATCTAAAGCATTACCAATGATAATTGAAGTACCAGATAAGTCAGGCTCACACAAACGTGAAACTGACCCAATGAATGACCTTATCAAAAGAGTTATTGGGGTTGAGATGGTAAAATGA
- a CDS encoding V-type ATP synthase subunit C, with translation MEESITGLITSFGFSSPEAFIALLVVVLAVIGAVIVVITFRPLMEYYPYTYPNARVRAKIGKILNEKQIAELAESESLEEVQNFLRGHKDYAKFVDKYPIEQALDANLAESYDLLARIAPGDLKPTFDLMLDQWDIKNIKSVLIAREAKLNEEETRELLVPYGELKDDQDKLIEADSVQDLIVALEGTPYAKILEEALPDYNENKTLLTLESALDNYYYERLLVKSSSQADDNTRMLHSYIGTKVDIANIKIILRAKADNLTYDQIKPYVIDNGYQLRGWKLKEFMESEDMNSLLSSIESSEYGSIVADHIPEYNSTKSITVFDEALDSYERNMAKNIFRKKPFGVGPIVGFMNKKEIEIKNLKIIARSKRGSSIPSSEIKEMLL, from the coding sequence ATGGAAGAAAGCATTACAGGATTGATAACATCTTTCGGATTCTCTTCTCCTGAGGCATTCATTGCATTATTAGTTGTGGTACTAGCTGTAATAGGTGCAGTAATTGTAGTAATAACATTTAGACCGTTAATGGAATATTATCCATATACTTATCCAAATGCAAGAGTAAGAGCAAAAATTGGTAAAATCTTAAATGAAAAACAAATCGCAGAGTTAGCTGAATCTGAAAGCCTTGAAGAAGTACAAAACTTCTTAAGAGGACATAAAGACTATGCAAAATTCGTTGATAAATATCCAATAGAACAAGCATTAGATGCAAACTTAGCTGAATCATATGATTTATTAGCAAGAATTGCACCTGGTGATTTAAAACCAACATTTGATTTAATGTTAGATCAATGGGATATTAAAAACATAAAAAGTGTTTTAATTGCAAGAGAAGCAAAATTAAACGAAGAAGAAACTCGTGAATTATTAGTACCTTATGGTGAACTTAAAGATGATCAAGATAAATTAATTGAAGCAGATTCTGTTCAAGATTTAATTGTTGCATTGGAAGGAACACCTTATGCTAAAATACTTGAAGAAGCATTACCTGATTACAATGAAAATAAAACCTTATTAACATTAGAATCAGCATTGGATAATTACTATTATGAAAGATTATTAGTAAAATCATCAAGTCAAGCAGATGATAACACAAGAATGTTACACAGTTACATAGGAACTAAAGTAGATATTGCAAATATAAAAATTATATTAAGAGCAAAAGCTGACAATCTCACATATGATCAAATTAAACCATATGTTATAGACAATGGATATCAATTACGTGGATGGAAATTAAAAGAATTTATGGAATCTGAAGATATGAACTCTTTATTAAGTAGTATTGAAAGTTCTGAATATGGAAGCATTGTAGCAGATCATATTCCTGAATACAACTCTACAAAATCTATCACAGTATTTGATGAAGCATTAGATTCATATGAAAGAAATATGGCAAAAAATATCTTTAGGAAAAAACCATTTGGTGTAGGTCCTATTGTAGGTTTCATGAATAAAAAAGAAATCGAAATTAAAAATCTTAAAATTATTGCAAGAAGTAAAAGAGGATCTTCAATACCAAGTTCTGAAATTAAGGAGATGTTATTATGA
- a CDS encoding V-type proton ATPase subunit E, giving the protein MSVGADKIISNIKADAQAKADEIISKAKAESEKIIADGEAKAQIEKEQILDSANKQADMKYQQIISEAKVNSRRKELEAREELIEKAFRIASEKIEKLASENSANYVESLKVMIKDASIQVGSTQLEILVREDDVENVKSMIDEVSEYVTKETGNETSFVIGEPIDIIGGAVVKTVDGDVEVKNTIEARMLRYRKHLRSEVAKKLFR; this is encoded by the coding sequence ATGAGCGTTGGAGCAGATAAAATAATATCAAATATAAAAGCAGATGCTCAAGCAAAAGCTGATGAAATTATCTCCAAAGCTAAAGCTGAAAGTGAAAAAATAATTGCTGACGGTGAAGCTAAAGCTCAAATCGAAAAAGAACAAATTCTTGACTCTGCAAATAAACAAGCTGATATGAAATATCAACAAATTATTTCAGAAGCAAAAGTTAATTCCAGAAGAAAAGAATTAGAAGCTCGTGAAGAGTTAATAGAAAAAGCTTTTAGAATAGCATCAGAAAAAATTGAAAAACTAGCATCTGAAAATTCCGCAAATTATGTGGAATCTTTAAAAGTAATGATTAAAGATGCTTCTATACAAGTAGGAAGTACACAACTCGAAATTCTTGTAAGAGAAGACGATGTTGAAAATGTAAAATCTATGATTGATGAAGTATCTGAATATGTTACAAAAGAAACTGGAAATGAAACTTCCTTTGTCATAGGAGAACCAATAGATATCATTGGTGGAGCAGTTGTAAAAACTGTAGATGGCGATGTTGAAGTAAAAAACACTATTGAAGCTCGTATGCTTCGTTATAGAAAACATCTAAGATCAGAGGTTGCTAAAAAACTATTTAGATAG
- a CDS encoding ATP synthase subunit K (produces ATP from ADP in the presence of a proton gradient across the membrane; the K subunit is a nonenzymatic component which binds the dimeric form by interacting with the G and E subunits) has translation MAAELALGSALAAIGAGVAVGFAALGSGIGQGIASSASVGAVAEDSSMFAQGLVFTAIPETQAIYGFLIAILLLVFSGIMGGSALGVTSGLVAIGAGAAVGFGGLGSGMGQGIASSASVGAVVEEPGMFAQGLVFTAIPETQAIYGFLIAILLLVFGGILGA, from the coding sequence ATGGCAGCAGAATTAGCATTAGGTTCAGCCTTAGCTGCAATTGGTGCAGGAGTAGCAGTAGGATTTGCAGCATTAGGTTCAGGTATCGGTCAAGGTATCGCATCTTCCGCATCTGTAGGTGCAGTAGCAGAAGATTCAAGTATGTTTGCACAAGGTTTAGTATTTACAGCTATTCCTGAAACTCAGGCTATCTACGGTTTCCTTATCGCTATCTTATTATTAGTATTCTCAGGAATTATGGGAGGTTCCGCTTTAGGCGTAACTTCAGGTTTAGTAGCAATTGGTGCAGGAGCAGCAGTTGGTTTCGGTGGTCTTGGTTCAGGTATGGGTCAAGGTATCGCATCTTCCGCATCTGTAGGTGCAGTAGTAGAAGAACCAGGTATGTTTGCACAAGGTTTAGTATTTACAGCTATTCCTGAAACTCAGGCTATCTATGGTTTCCTTATCGCTATCTTATTATTAGTATTCGGTGGAATACTTGGAGCATAA